A portion of the Puniceicoccus vermicola genome contains these proteins:
- a CDS encoding YitT family protein, whose translation MESENRSEVFAECLGLGRGVREYLLVVLAGSLYAIALKYFVLPSKVVLTGTEGIAAALSYYYESEALFTGLYFVFQFILIVFAFFAVGRMFALRSLLVVGTVVGLLTVLPELRVADPEPQNERIILVIFGGLLSGVAKALAFTNRGSTGDEDILGAYFAMKYLKPVGFIAIFAAIISTGFGLVMAFLKSGEFEPVVNTLMYTCIYIFISAETLNNLYKKFKLTMLSMITKERETVGEAIKKTFPHRTYTYQPVFGGHSQDPFWLVRTIVTHEELPGIKDAIEDADPKGFLYHNDIEGTSRRYFISPIR comes from the coding sequence ATGGAGTCGGAAAACAGATCTGAAGTTTTCGCGGAGTGTCTTGGTCTGGGCCGGGGGGTGCGTGAGTATCTTCTCGTGGTCTTGGCCGGGTCTCTTTACGCGATCGCGTTGAAGTACTTTGTTCTTCCATCTAAGGTGGTCTTGACGGGGACGGAGGGGATCGCGGCCGCTTTGTCCTACTATTATGAGAGTGAGGCGCTGTTTACGGGGCTTTATTTCGTCTTTCAGTTCATCTTGATTGTTTTTGCGTTCTTCGCGGTGGGCCGGATGTTTGCCCTGCGTTCGCTTTTGGTGGTGGGCACGGTGGTCGGTTTGCTCACCGTTTTACCGGAGTTGAGGGTGGCTGATCCTGAGCCGCAGAACGAACGGATCATTCTGGTGATTTTTGGGGGGCTGCTTTCCGGGGTCGCCAAGGCACTGGCGTTTACCAATCGCGGATCGACGGGGGACGAGGACATCCTCGGGGCTTATTTTGCGATGAAGTATCTGAAGCCGGTTGGGTTTATCGCAATTTTTGCCGCAATTATTTCAACGGGTTTCGGGCTGGTCATGGCTTTCCTGAAGAGCGGGGAGTTTGAGCCCGTGGTGAATACCCTGATGTATACCTGTATCTATATCTTTATCTCCGCGGAGACCCTGAATAACCTCTACAAGAAGTTCAAGCTGACCATGCTCTCGATGATCACGAAGGAGAGGGAAACGGTGGGAGAGGCGATCAAGAAGACTTTTCCGCATCGGACTTACACTTACCAACCTGTTTTCGGTGGCCATAGCCAGGACCCCTTTTGGTTGGTTCGGACAATCGTGACCCACGAGGAGTTGCCCGGGATCAAGGACGCGATCGAAGATGCGGATCCGAAGGGGTTCCTTTATCATAATGATATTGAAGGCACCTCCCGACGATATTTCATCTCGCCGATTCGATGA
- the nuoB gene encoding NADH-quinone oxidoreductase subunit NuoB, which translates to METKSSQVGYNSKVEGDVIVTKVDAVINWVRKNSVWPMPMGLACCAIELMGVAASRFDISRFGMEVMRFSPRQSDCMIVAGTVTYKMAPVVRRIYDQMADPKWVVAMGACASSGGMYRSYATLQGVDRIVPVDVYVSGCPPRPEALLDAMMKLQKKIEKEPSFKSLGKEAEEKRVWA; encoded by the coding sequence ATGGAGACGAAAAGCAGCCAAGTAGGATATAACTCTAAGGTCGAGGGTGACGTGATTGTCACCAAGGTCGACGCCGTAATCAATTGGGTCCGGAAGAATTCCGTTTGGCCAATGCCGATGGGGCTCGCCTGTTGTGCGATCGAGCTGATGGGGGTAGCCGCATCGCGGTTTGACATTAGCCGGTTTGGGATGGAGGTCATGCGCTTCTCTCCGCGGCAGTCCGATTGTATGATTGTAGCCGGGACGGTTACGTATAAGATGGCTCCAGTGGTTCGCCGGATCTATGACCAGATGGCGGATCCGAAGTGGGTCGTTGCCATGGGGGCCTGTGCTTCGAGTGGGGGTATGTATCGTTCCTATGCCACCCTGCAGGGAGTGGACCGTATCGTTCCAGTGGACGTCTACGTGAGTGGATGTCCTCCGCGGCCGGAAGCGCTCCTCGATGCAATGATGAAGCTTCAGAAGAAGATCGAGAAGGAGCCTTCGTTCAAGAGTCTCGGGAAAGAGGCCGAAGAGAAAAGGGTTTGGGCATGA
- a CDS encoding NADH-quinone oxidoreductase subunit C, with product MNALIESLQPRFEGLEPRKSSDHPAVQCPADLILPLIECLRDEFEYNLLSDVTAIDWSEEESPRFSVVYHLYSVKEARYIRVVTNCVDDENPSVASIVALFPGANWHERETFDMFGIRFEGHPDLRRILMWDEYPYYPLRKEFPLAGIETELPDSEIGEETKAKVLPAPMMGGPFVSKSGAPMSKAEPRAKDQSWTEWQKKTSLEDGGEDK from the coding sequence ATGAACGCATTGATCGAAAGTTTGCAGCCTCGTTTTGAGGGGCTGGAACCTCGGAAATCCAGTGATCACCCAGCGGTCCAGTGTCCAGCGGACCTGATTTTGCCGTTGATCGAGTGCCTGCGCGACGAGTTTGAGTACAATCTCCTCAGCGATGTGACTGCGATCGACTGGAGTGAAGAGGAATCTCCGCGATTCTCGGTGGTCTATCACCTCTATTCCGTGAAGGAAGCGCGTTACATCCGAGTGGTCACGAACTGTGTCGACGACGAAAATCCATCGGTCGCCTCGATTGTCGCCTTATTCCCCGGTGCGAATTGGCACGAGCGGGAGACCTTTGATATGTTCGGGATCCGTTTTGAAGGGCACCCCGATCTCCGCCGAATTTTGATGTGGGACGAGTATCCCTATTATCCGCTGCGGAAAGAGTTTCCTTTGGCGGGGATTGAGACCGAACTTCCGGATTCTGAAATCGGCGAGGAAACGAAGGCGAAGGTATTGCCGGCTCCGATGATGGGCGGGCCTTTCGTCAGTAAGAGTGGGGCTCCGATGAGCAAGGCCGAACCTCGGGCGAAGGATCAGAGCTGGACCGAATGGCAGAAGAAAACTTCTCTTGAAGACGGGGGAGAGGACAAGTAA
- the nuoD gene encoding NADH dehydrogenase (quinone) subunit D — protein sequence MAKTKEISIGDMGARASAYQDELQGEDMALNVGPSHPTTHGVLRLLMELDGDLITKCEPVIGYLHRGDEKIAENMTYNQFVPYTDRLDYIAPLANNVTYAMAVEKLAGLEVPPRCAAIRLLVTELARISSHLLGVGVYGMDAGAWTPFMYTFTEREKLYTLFEELTGARFTTSYTRIGGVARDIPEGWLKRVSDFCDQHLPILEETTNLLTRNRIFMDRTEGVGVISQEDALAYGITGPNLRATGVDLDLRKDRPYLGYDQYEFDVPVGTTGDCYDRYLIRAEEIRQSIRIIRQVIKSFPDGAWYAEDAKKIYKPPKGKVLTSMEELIQNFMIVTEGPRMPEGEVYFEAENPKGILGFFVVSKGGGVPYRLKIRSPSFCNLSILPKICPGLYLTDITVVLGSLDFVMGDCDR from the coding sequence ATGGCTAAGACCAAAGAAATTTCGATTGGGGACATGGGGGCGCGTGCGAGCGCCTATCAGGATGAGCTCCAGGGCGAAGATATGGCCCTCAATGTGGGGCCTTCTCACCCGACAACACACGGGGTTTTGCGCCTTCTGATGGAGCTCGATGGTGATTTGATCACCAAGTGCGAGCCGGTGATTGGCTATTTGCACCGTGGGGATGAGAAGATCGCCGAGAACATGACCTACAACCAGTTCGTTCCTTATACGGACCGGCTGGATTATATCGCGCCGCTCGCCAATAACGTAACGTATGCCATGGCGGTGGAGAAGCTCGCCGGACTGGAAGTGCCCCCGCGCTGTGCGGCCATTCGTCTTTTGGTGACGGAGCTGGCCCGGATTTCTTCTCACCTCCTTGGGGTCGGGGTTTACGGGATGGATGCCGGAGCATGGACTCCGTTCATGTACACCTTTACCGAGCGTGAAAAGCTCTATACCCTTTTCGAGGAATTAACCGGAGCCCGTTTCACCACCTCCTACACCCGGATTGGTGGCGTTGCCCGCGACATTCCCGAGGGCTGGCTGAAGCGTGTGTCGGACTTCTGCGACCAGCACCTCCCGATCCTCGAGGAAACCACCAACCTGTTGACCCGGAACCGTATCTTTATGGACCGGACCGAAGGGGTCGGGGTGATTTCTCAGGAAGACGCCCTGGCGTACGGGATCACCGGGCCGAATCTTCGTGCAACCGGCGTCGATCTCGATCTCCGTAAGGATCGTCCCTATCTGGGCTACGATCAATATGAGTTCGATGTTCCCGTTGGCACCACCGGAGACTGCTACGATCGCTACCTGATCCGGGCCGAGGAGATTCGCCAGAGCATCCGGATCATTCGTCAGGTGATCAAGAGCTTCCCGGACGGGGCTTGGTACGCCGAAGATGCGAAAAAGATTTATAAGCCGCCGAAGGGCAAGGTCCTGACGAGCATGGAGGAGTTGATTCAAAACTTCATGATCGTGACGGAAGGCCCCCGCATGCCGGAGGGGGAAGTCTATTTCGAAGCGGAGAATCCAAAGGGGATTCTCGGGTTCTTCGTCGTCTCCAAAGGGGGCGGGGTGCCGTATCGCTTGAAGATCCGCTCCCCCAGCTTCTGTAATTTGAGTATCCTCCCGAAAATCTGCCCGGGACTCTACCTGACTGACATCACGGTGGTCCTCGGGAGTCTGGATTTCGTGATGGGGGACTGTGACCGATAA
- the nuoE gene encoding complex I 24 kDa subunit family protein has product MSQPTEIAEPFALPKEIIAKIDKIVPRYPSARSATLPLLHLIQDEKGYISEQAIEWIAERLGIEPIKVLELVTFYPMFRQKPIGRRHVKVCRTLSCALNGGAKVCEKFKDAFGVELNEVSEDGEVTVEYVECIASCGTAPVVQIDEVLHENVTEERADELIEEIRSNAKGGS; this is encoded by the coding sequence ATGAGCCAACCGACTGAAATTGCGGAACCCTTCGCGCTCCCCAAGGAGATCATCGCGAAGATCGACAAGATTGTCCCGCGCTATCCCTCCGCACGGAGCGCGACCTTGCCTCTTCTCCACCTGATTCAGGACGAGAAGGGATACATCTCTGAGCAAGCCATTGAGTGGATTGCGGAACGTTTGGGAATCGAGCCGATCAAAGTTCTGGAGCTCGTCACATTCTATCCGATGTTCCGCCAGAAGCCGATTGGGCGACGCCACGTCAAAGTGTGCCGAACCCTTTCCTGTGCGCTCAACGGGGGAGCCAAGGTTTGTGAGAAATTCAAGGATGCCTTTGGCGTGGAGCTAAACGAGGTCTCGGAAGACGGCGAAGTTACAGTGGAATACGTGGAGTGCATCGCCAGCTGTGGAACCGCTCCGGTTGTGCAGATCGATGAAGTTCTCCACGAGAATGTGACCGAGGAGCGGGCCGACGAACTGATCGAGGAGATCCGGTCCAACGCAAAGGGGGGCTCCTGA
- the nuoF gene encoding NADH-quinone oxidoreductase subunit NuoF translates to MAAGENRILLKNVDQPGYGRDIDSYISKGGYEALKKAVGMKPEEICSEVMDSGVRGRGGAGFPAGMKWKFLDRKSGKPIYLVCNADESEPGTFKDRQLIYKDPHQLIEGMMIAAYGTQTALSFIYIRGEMYDGARILEEAIEEARAKNFLGDDILGSGYSCDLIVHRGAGAYICGEETGLIESIEGKRPYPRIKPPYFPAVLGLYMCPTIVNNVETLCHVKHVIERGGKEYAKLGKPGNTGTRIWSVSGHVQKPGYYEVECGAMTYGELINEVCGGMRPGRKLKAIIPGGSSSKVLRADERFQGKLKDGTEFDWGVEDIPLDFDGPMAAGTMSGSGAIIVMDDSTDIVAALANINAFYAHESCGQCTPCREGSLWLKKVTARMVAGEAREEDADLLKSIADQIEGRTICAHGEATAWPVQSFILKFRDEFIDYARKQAAERKAKDSKTAAVA, encoded by the coding sequence ATGGCAGCAGGCGAAAATAGAATTTTGTTAAAGAATGTGGATCAACCCGGTTACGGTCGGGACATTGATTCCTACATTTCGAAGGGTGGCTACGAGGCCTTGAAAAAGGCCGTTGGCATGAAGCCGGAGGAAATTTGCTCCGAGGTCATGGATTCCGGTGTTCGTGGCCGTGGAGGAGCTGGATTCCCCGCGGGGATGAAGTGGAAGTTCCTCGACCGGAAGTCGGGCAAGCCGATTTACCTCGTCTGCAACGCCGACGAATCCGAGCCGGGAACCTTCAAGGATCGCCAGCTCATCTACAAGGACCCGCATCAGCTGATTGAGGGAATGATGATCGCCGCCTACGGAACGCAGACGGCTCTCTCCTTTATCTACATCCGCGGGGAAATGTATGACGGCGCCCGCATTCTCGAGGAAGCGATCGAAGAGGCTCGTGCCAAGAACTTCCTCGGCGACGACATTCTCGGATCCGGTTATTCCTGTGATCTGATCGTTCACCGCGGAGCCGGAGCTTACATCTGTGGGGAAGAAACGGGACTCATCGAATCGATCGAAGGCAAGCGTCCTTATCCGCGCATCAAGCCTCCGTATTTCCCAGCGGTTCTCGGACTCTACATGTGCCCGACGATCGTGAACAACGTCGAGACTCTCTGTCACGTAAAGCACGTCATTGAACGCGGGGGCAAAGAGTACGCGAAGCTGGGTAAACCCGGCAACACTGGCACCCGAATCTGGTCGGTCTCCGGCCACGTGCAGAAGCCCGGCTACTACGAAGTGGAGTGCGGGGCTATGACTTACGGTGAGTTGATCAACGAGGTGTGCGGAGGGATGAGACCTGGCCGCAAGCTGAAGGCGATCATCCCCGGAGGATCCTCCTCGAAGGTCTTACGCGCCGATGAACGTTTTCAAGGGAAACTGAAAGACGGCACCGAATTTGACTGGGGGGTCGAAGACATCCCTCTCGATTTCGACGGACCGATGGCCGCGGGCACCATGTCGGGATCCGGAGCGATCATCGTCATGGACGATTCGACGGACATCGTTGCCGCCCTGGCAAATATTAATGCCTTTTATGCCCACGAGAGCTGTGGTCAGTGCACTCCTTGCCGCGAGGGTTCCCTCTGGTTGAAGAAAGTCACCGCCCGCATGGTCGCTGGCGAGGCGCGCGAGGAAGACGCGGATCTTCTCAAATCCATTGCGGATCAGATTGAAGGCCGCACAATTTGTGCTCACGGGGAAGCGACGGCATGGCCGGTGCAAAGCTTTATTCTGAAGTTCCGTGATGAATTTATCGATTACGCCCGGAAACAGGCGGCGGAACGAAAAGCGAAAGATTCCAAGACGGCGGCAGTTGCCTGA